A genomic stretch from Eptesicus fuscus isolate TK198812 chromosome 15, DD_ASM_mEF_20220401, whole genome shotgun sequence includes:
- the ENTR1 gene encoding endosome-associated-trafficking regulator 1 isoform X6, with amino-acid sequence MSGYARRPGISPLSRARSLVIPDDEKLADLEEANPFSFKEFLKTKNLSLLKEDAANSRLHAQEATRHSLGLDCSSPPSQPVGFGLEFQQPFFEDPTGAGDLLDEDEDEDGWNGAYLPSAVEQTHSRVSASTSPCSTYISFFSSPSEPAGPESLPPWTLSDSDSRVSPVASPSADFAAHGECLGDRHLRTLQMSYEALKDENSKLRRKLTEVQNFSETQTEMVRTLERKLEAKMIKEESDYHDLESVVQQVEQNLELMTKRAVKAESHVMKLKQDISLLQAQVSNFKRENEALRSGQGASLTVVKQNTDVALQNLRMVMSNAHTSIKQLVSGAETLNLVAEILKSIDRISEIKEVGEEES; translated from the exons ATGTCGGGCTACGCGCGCCGCCCGGGCATCTCCCCGCTGTCCCGGGCCCGCAGCCTCGTCATTCCGGACG ATGAGAAGCTTGCGGACCTGGAAGAGGCAAACCCGTTCTCCTTTAAGGAGTTCCTGAAAACCAAGAACCTCAGCCTGCTGAAGGAGGACGCCGCCAACAGCAGGCTCCACGCGCAG GAAGCCACGAGGCACTCCCTGGGCCTCGACTGCAGCTCTCCGCCCTCCCAGCCCGTGGGCTTCGGCCTGGAGTTCCAGCAGCCGTTTTTCGAGGACCCAACGGGGGCTGGCGACCTCCTGGACGAGGACGAGGATGAGGACGGGTGGAATGGCGCCTACCTGCCGTCCGCAGTGGAGCAGACCCACTCGAGGGTCTCGGCCAGCACGTCGCCCTGCAGCACCTACATCTCCTTCTTCTCCAGCCCGTCGGAGCCAGCAGGGCCCGAGTCCCTGCCCCCGTGGACACTGAGTGACTCCGACTCCCGGGTCTCTCCCGTGGCGAGTCCCAGTGCAGACTTTGCCGCCCACGGAGAGTGTCTGGGGGACAGGCACCTTCGGACGCTGCAGATGAGCTACGAAGCA CTGAAGGACGAGAACTCGAAGCTCAGGAGGAAGCTGACGGAGGTGCAGAACTTCTCGGAGACGCAAACCGAGAT GGTGAGGACGCTGGAGCGGAAGTTAGAAGCCAAAATGATCAAGGAGGAGAGTGACTACCACGACCTGGAATCCGTGGTCCAGCAGGTGGAGCAGAACCTGGAGCTGATGACC AAACGTGCGGTCAAGGCGGAAAGTCACGTCATGAAACTGAAACAAGACATAAGCTTGCTCCAG gcgcaGGTCTCCAACTTCAAGAGGGAGAATGAGGCCCTGCGCTCGGGCCAGGGCGCCAGCCTGACGGTGGTGAAGCAGAACACGGACGTGGCCCTGCAGAACCTGCGCATGGTCATGAGCAACGCGCACACCTCCATCAA GCAGCTGGTTTCCGGAGCCGAAACACTGAACCTCGTTGCTGAGATCCTTAAATCCATAGACAGAATCTCCGAAATCAAGGAGGTCGGGGAGGAGGAGTCTTGA
- the ENTR1 gene encoding endosome-associated-trafficking regulator 1 isoform X1 translates to MSGYARRPGISPLSRARSLVIPDAAAFSERRAGLPQLDCERPRGRDPDPHFFGIRPTFMCYVPSPVLANVGDTDFIYGKGKGTKPGPPGAQEIRFGDEKLADLEEANPFSFKEFLKTKNLSLLKEDAANSRLHAQEATRHSLGLDCSSPPSQPVGFGLEFQQPFFEDPTGAGDLLDEDEDEDGWNGAYLPSAVEQTHSRVSASTSPCSTYISFFSSPSEPAGPESLPPWTLSDSDSRVSPVASPSADFAAHGECLGDRHLRTLQMSYEALKDENSKLRRKLTEVQNFSETQTEMVRTLERKLEAKMIKEESDYHDLESVVQQVEQNLELMTKRAVKAESHVMKLKQDISLLQAQVSNFKRENEALRSGQGASLTVVKQNTDVALQNLRMVMSNAHTSIKQLVSGAETLNLVAEILKSIDRISEIKEVGEEES, encoded by the exons ATGTCGGGCTACGCGCGCCGCCCGGGCATCTCCCCGCTGTCCCGGGCCCGCAGCCTCGTCATTCCGGACG CGGCTGCGTTCTCTGAGCGCCGGGCCGGGCTCCCCCAGCTAGACTGTGAGCGCCCCCGCGGCAGGGACCCGGACCCCCACTTCTTCGGCATTCGGCCGACGTTTATGTGCTATGTGCCCAGCCCGGTGCTCGCTAACGTGGGAGACACAG ATTTTATCTACGGAAAGGGGAAGGGCACTAAGCCAGGCCCACCAGGAGCCCAGGAGATACGCTTTGGAG ATGAGAAGCTTGCGGACCTGGAAGAGGCAAACCCGTTCTCCTTTAAGGAGTTCCTGAAAACCAAGAACCTCAGCCTGCTGAAGGAGGACGCCGCCAACAGCAGGCTCCACGCGCAG GAAGCCACGAGGCACTCCCTGGGCCTCGACTGCAGCTCTCCGCCCTCCCAGCCCGTGGGCTTCGGCCTGGAGTTCCAGCAGCCGTTTTTCGAGGACCCAACGGGGGCTGGCGACCTCCTGGACGAGGACGAGGATGAGGACGGGTGGAATGGCGCCTACCTGCCGTCCGCAGTGGAGCAGACCCACTCGAGGGTCTCGGCCAGCACGTCGCCCTGCAGCACCTACATCTCCTTCTTCTCCAGCCCGTCGGAGCCAGCAGGGCCCGAGTCCCTGCCCCCGTGGACACTGAGTGACTCCGACTCCCGGGTCTCTCCCGTGGCGAGTCCCAGTGCAGACTTTGCCGCCCACGGAGAGTGTCTGGGGGACAGGCACCTTCGGACGCTGCAGATGAGCTACGAAGCA CTGAAGGACGAGAACTCGAAGCTCAGGAGGAAGCTGACGGAGGTGCAGAACTTCTCGGAGACGCAAACCGAGAT GGTGAGGACGCTGGAGCGGAAGTTAGAAGCCAAAATGATCAAGGAGGAGAGTGACTACCACGACCTGGAATCCGTGGTCCAGCAGGTGGAGCAGAACCTGGAGCTGATGACC AAACGTGCGGTCAAGGCGGAAAGTCACGTCATGAAACTGAAACAAGACATAAGCTTGCTCCAG gcgcaGGTCTCCAACTTCAAGAGGGAGAATGAGGCCCTGCGCTCGGGCCAGGGCGCCAGCCTGACGGTGGTGAAGCAGAACACGGACGTGGCCCTGCAGAACCTGCGCATGGTCATGAGCAACGCGCACACCTCCATCAA GCAGCTGGTTTCCGGAGCCGAAACACTGAACCTCGTTGCTGAGATCCTTAAATCCATAGACAGAATCTCCGAAATCAAGGAGGTCGGGGAGGAGGAGTCTTGA
- the ENTR1 gene encoding endosome-associated-trafficking regulator 1 isoform X5 produces MSGYARRPGISPLSRARSLVIPDAAAFSERRAGLPQLDCERPRGRDPDPHFFGIRPTFMCYVPSPVLANVGDTDFIYGKGKGTKPGPPGAQEIRFGDEKLADLEEANPFSFKEFLKTKNLSLLKEDAANSRLHAQEATRHSLGLDCSSPPSQPVGFGLEFQQPFFEDPTGAGDLLDEDEDEDGWNGAYLPSAVEQTHSRVSASTSPCSTYISFFSSPSEPAGPESLPPWTLSDSDSRVSPVASPSADFAAHGECLGDRHLRTLQMSYEALKDENSKLRRKLTEVQNFSETQTEMVRTLERKLEAKMIKEESDYHDLESVVQQVEQNLELMTVRTETCGQGGKSRHETETRHKLAPGAGLQLQEGE; encoded by the exons ATGTCGGGCTACGCGCGCCGCCCGGGCATCTCCCCGCTGTCCCGGGCCCGCAGCCTCGTCATTCCGGACG CGGCTGCGTTCTCTGAGCGCCGGGCCGGGCTCCCCCAGCTAGACTGTGAGCGCCCCCGCGGCAGGGACCCGGACCCCCACTTCTTCGGCATTCGGCCGACGTTTATGTGCTATGTGCCCAGCCCGGTGCTCGCTAACGTGGGAGACACAG ATTTTATCTACGGAAAGGGGAAGGGCACTAAGCCAGGCCCACCAGGAGCCCAGGAGATACGCTTTGGAG ATGAGAAGCTTGCGGACCTGGAAGAGGCAAACCCGTTCTCCTTTAAGGAGTTCCTGAAAACCAAGAACCTCAGCCTGCTGAAGGAGGACGCCGCCAACAGCAGGCTCCACGCGCAG GAAGCCACGAGGCACTCCCTGGGCCTCGACTGCAGCTCTCCGCCCTCCCAGCCCGTGGGCTTCGGCCTGGAGTTCCAGCAGCCGTTTTTCGAGGACCCAACGGGGGCTGGCGACCTCCTGGACGAGGACGAGGATGAGGACGGGTGGAATGGCGCCTACCTGCCGTCCGCAGTGGAGCAGACCCACTCGAGGGTCTCGGCCAGCACGTCGCCCTGCAGCACCTACATCTCCTTCTTCTCCAGCCCGTCGGAGCCAGCAGGGCCCGAGTCCCTGCCCCCGTGGACACTGAGTGACTCCGACTCCCGGGTCTCTCCCGTGGCGAGTCCCAGTGCAGACTTTGCCGCCCACGGAGAGTGTCTGGGGGACAGGCACCTTCGGACGCTGCAGATGAGCTACGAAGCA CTGAAGGACGAGAACTCGAAGCTCAGGAGGAAGCTGACGGAGGTGCAGAACTTCTCGGAGACGCAAACCGAGAT GGTGAGGACGCTGGAGCGGAAGTTAGAAGCCAAAATGATCAAGGAGGAGAGTGACTACCACGACCTGGAATCCGTGGTCCAGCAGGTGGAGCAGAACCTGGAGCTGATGACCGTACGcacgg AAACGTGCGGTCAAGGCGGAAAGTCACGTCATGAAACTGAAACAAGACATAAGCTTGCTCCAG gcgcaGGTCTCCAACTTCAAGAGGGAGAATGA
- the ENTR1 gene encoding endosome-associated-trafficking regulator 1 isoform X2: MSGYARRPGISPLSRARSLVIPDAAAFSERRAGLPQLDCERPRGRDPDPHFFGIRPTFMCYVPSPVLANVGDTDEKLADLEEANPFSFKEFLKTKNLSLLKEDAANSRLHAQEATRHSLGLDCSSPPSQPVGFGLEFQQPFFEDPTGAGDLLDEDEDEDGWNGAYLPSAVEQTHSRVSASTSPCSTYISFFSSPSEPAGPESLPPWTLSDSDSRVSPVASPSADFAAHGECLGDRHLRTLQMSYEALKDENSKLRRKLTEVQNFSETQTEMVRTLERKLEAKMIKEESDYHDLESVVQQVEQNLELMTKRAVKAESHVMKLKQDISLLQAQVSNFKRENEALRSGQGASLTVVKQNTDVALQNLRMVMSNAHTSIKQLVSGAETLNLVAEILKSIDRISEIKEVGEEES; the protein is encoded by the exons ATGTCGGGCTACGCGCGCCGCCCGGGCATCTCCCCGCTGTCCCGGGCCCGCAGCCTCGTCATTCCGGACG CGGCTGCGTTCTCTGAGCGCCGGGCCGGGCTCCCCCAGCTAGACTGTGAGCGCCCCCGCGGCAGGGACCCGGACCCCCACTTCTTCGGCATTCGGCCGACGTTTATGTGCTATGTGCCCAGCCCGGTGCTCGCTAACGTGGGAGACACAG ATGAGAAGCTTGCGGACCTGGAAGAGGCAAACCCGTTCTCCTTTAAGGAGTTCCTGAAAACCAAGAACCTCAGCCTGCTGAAGGAGGACGCCGCCAACAGCAGGCTCCACGCGCAG GAAGCCACGAGGCACTCCCTGGGCCTCGACTGCAGCTCTCCGCCCTCCCAGCCCGTGGGCTTCGGCCTGGAGTTCCAGCAGCCGTTTTTCGAGGACCCAACGGGGGCTGGCGACCTCCTGGACGAGGACGAGGATGAGGACGGGTGGAATGGCGCCTACCTGCCGTCCGCAGTGGAGCAGACCCACTCGAGGGTCTCGGCCAGCACGTCGCCCTGCAGCACCTACATCTCCTTCTTCTCCAGCCCGTCGGAGCCAGCAGGGCCCGAGTCCCTGCCCCCGTGGACACTGAGTGACTCCGACTCCCGGGTCTCTCCCGTGGCGAGTCCCAGTGCAGACTTTGCCGCCCACGGAGAGTGTCTGGGGGACAGGCACCTTCGGACGCTGCAGATGAGCTACGAAGCA CTGAAGGACGAGAACTCGAAGCTCAGGAGGAAGCTGACGGAGGTGCAGAACTTCTCGGAGACGCAAACCGAGAT GGTGAGGACGCTGGAGCGGAAGTTAGAAGCCAAAATGATCAAGGAGGAGAGTGACTACCACGACCTGGAATCCGTGGTCCAGCAGGTGGAGCAGAACCTGGAGCTGATGACC AAACGTGCGGTCAAGGCGGAAAGTCACGTCATGAAACTGAAACAAGACATAAGCTTGCTCCAG gcgcaGGTCTCCAACTTCAAGAGGGAGAATGAGGCCCTGCGCTCGGGCCAGGGCGCCAGCCTGACGGTGGTGAAGCAGAACACGGACGTGGCCCTGCAGAACCTGCGCATGGTCATGAGCAACGCGCACACCTCCATCAA GCAGCTGGTTTCCGGAGCCGAAACACTGAACCTCGTTGCTGAGATCCTTAAATCCATAGACAGAATCTCCGAAATCAAGGAGGTCGGGGAGGAGGAGTCTTGA
- the ENTR1 gene encoding endosome-associated-trafficking regulator 1 isoform X3, which yields MSGYARRPGISPLSRARSLVIPDDFIYGKGKGTKPGPPGAQEIRFGDEKLADLEEANPFSFKEFLKTKNLSLLKEDAANSRLHAQEATRHSLGLDCSSPPSQPVGFGLEFQQPFFEDPTGAGDLLDEDEDEDGWNGAYLPSAVEQTHSRVSASTSPCSTYISFFSSPSEPAGPESLPPWTLSDSDSRVSPVASPSADFAAHGECLGDRHLRTLQMSYEALKDENSKLRRKLTEVQNFSETQTEMVRTLERKLEAKMIKEESDYHDLESVVQQVEQNLELMTKRAVKAESHVMKLKQDISLLQAQVSNFKRENEALRSGQGASLTVVKQNTDVALQNLRMVMSNAHTSIKQLVSGAETLNLVAEILKSIDRISEIKEVGEEES from the exons ATGTCGGGCTACGCGCGCCGCCCGGGCATCTCCCCGCTGTCCCGGGCCCGCAGCCTCGTCATTCCGGACG ATTTTATCTACGGAAAGGGGAAGGGCACTAAGCCAGGCCCACCAGGAGCCCAGGAGATACGCTTTGGAG ATGAGAAGCTTGCGGACCTGGAAGAGGCAAACCCGTTCTCCTTTAAGGAGTTCCTGAAAACCAAGAACCTCAGCCTGCTGAAGGAGGACGCCGCCAACAGCAGGCTCCACGCGCAG GAAGCCACGAGGCACTCCCTGGGCCTCGACTGCAGCTCTCCGCCCTCCCAGCCCGTGGGCTTCGGCCTGGAGTTCCAGCAGCCGTTTTTCGAGGACCCAACGGGGGCTGGCGACCTCCTGGACGAGGACGAGGATGAGGACGGGTGGAATGGCGCCTACCTGCCGTCCGCAGTGGAGCAGACCCACTCGAGGGTCTCGGCCAGCACGTCGCCCTGCAGCACCTACATCTCCTTCTTCTCCAGCCCGTCGGAGCCAGCAGGGCCCGAGTCCCTGCCCCCGTGGACACTGAGTGACTCCGACTCCCGGGTCTCTCCCGTGGCGAGTCCCAGTGCAGACTTTGCCGCCCACGGAGAGTGTCTGGGGGACAGGCACCTTCGGACGCTGCAGATGAGCTACGAAGCA CTGAAGGACGAGAACTCGAAGCTCAGGAGGAAGCTGACGGAGGTGCAGAACTTCTCGGAGACGCAAACCGAGAT GGTGAGGACGCTGGAGCGGAAGTTAGAAGCCAAAATGATCAAGGAGGAGAGTGACTACCACGACCTGGAATCCGTGGTCCAGCAGGTGGAGCAGAACCTGGAGCTGATGACC AAACGTGCGGTCAAGGCGGAAAGTCACGTCATGAAACTGAAACAAGACATAAGCTTGCTCCAG gcgcaGGTCTCCAACTTCAAGAGGGAGAATGAGGCCCTGCGCTCGGGCCAGGGCGCCAGCCTGACGGTGGTGAAGCAGAACACGGACGTGGCCCTGCAGAACCTGCGCATGGTCATGAGCAACGCGCACACCTCCATCAA GCAGCTGGTTTCCGGAGCCGAAACACTGAACCTCGTTGCTGAGATCCTTAAATCCATAGACAGAATCTCCGAAATCAAGGAGGTCGGGGAGGAGGAGTCTTGA
- the ENTR1 gene encoding endosome-associated-trafficking regulator 1 isoform X4, producing the protein MCPARCSLTWETQILSTERGRALSQAHQEPRRYALEVEYFDEKLADLEEANPFSFKEFLKTKNLSLLKEDAANSRLHAQEATRHSLGLDCSSPPSQPVGFGLEFQQPFFEDPTGAGDLLDEDEDEDGWNGAYLPSAVEQTHSRVSASTSPCSTYISFFSSPSEPAGPESLPPWTLSDSDSRVSPVASPSADFAAHGECLGDRHLRTLQMSYEALKDENSKLRRKLTEVQNFSETQTEMVRTLERKLEAKMIKEESDYHDLESVVQQVEQNLELMTKRAVKAESHVMKLKQDISLLQAQVSNFKRENEALRSGQGASLTVVKQNTDVALQNLRMVMSNAHTSIKQLVSGAETLNLVAEILKSIDRISEIKEVGEEES; encoded by the exons ATGTGCCCAGCCCGGTGCTCGCTAACGTGGGAGACACAG ATTTTATCTACGGAAAGGGGAAGGGCACTAAGCCAGGCCCACCAGGAGCCCAGGAGATACGCTTTGGAGGTAGAGTACTTCG ATGAGAAGCTTGCGGACCTGGAAGAGGCAAACCCGTTCTCCTTTAAGGAGTTCCTGAAAACCAAGAACCTCAGCCTGCTGAAGGAGGACGCCGCCAACAGCAGGCTCCACGCGCAG GAAGCCACGAGGCACTCCCTGGGCCTCGACTGCAGCTCTCCGCCCTCCCAGCCCGTGGGCTTCGGCCTGGAGTTCCAGCAGCCGTTTTTCGAGGACCCAACGGGGGCTGGCGACCTCCTGGACGAGGACGAGGATGAGGACGGGTGGAATGGCGCCTACCTGCCGTCCGCAGTGGAGCAGACCCACTCGAGGGTCTCGGCCAGCACGTCGCCCTGCAGCACCTACATCTCCTTCTTCTCCAGCCCGTCGGAGCCAGCAGGGCCCGAGTCCCTGCCCCCGTGGACACTGAGTGACTCCGACTCCCGGGTCTCTCCCGTGGCGAGTCCCAGTGCAGACTTTGCCGCCCACGGAGAGTGTCTGGGGGACAGGCACCTTCGGACGCTGCAGATGAGCTACGAAGCA CTGAAGGACGAGAACTCGAAGCTCAGGAGGAAGCTGACGGAGGTGCAGAACTTCTCGGAGACGCAAACCGAGAT GGTGAGGACGCTGGAGCGGAAGTTAGAAGCCAAAATGATCAAGGAGGAGAGTGACTACCACGACCTGGAATCCGTGGTCCAGCAGGTGGAGCAGAACCTGGAGCTGATGACC AAACGTGCGGTCAAGGCGGAAAGTCACGTCATGAAACTGAAACAAGACATAAGCTTGCTCCAG gcgcaGGTCTCCAACTTCAAGAGGGAGAATGAGGCCCTGCGCTCGGGCCAGGGCGCCAGCCTGACGGTGGTGAAGCAGAACACGGACGTGGCCCTGCAGAACCTGCGCATGGTCATGAGCAACGCGCACACCTCCATCAA GCAGCTGGTTTCCGGAGCCGAAACACTGAACCTCGTTGCTGAGATCCTTAAATCCATAGACAGAATCTCCGAAATCAAGGAGGTCGGGGAGGAGGAGTCTTGA